The following coding sequences lie in one Apium graveolens cultivar Ventura chromosome 3, ASM990537v1, whole genome shotgun sequence genomic window:
- the LOC141714469 gene encoding uncharacterized protein LOC141714469: MIFLRRHLHEALKSEYLTVKNPLELWKNLKDRYDHQNTVILPKARYDWMHLRLLDFKTISEYNSALFKISSQLKLCRENITDVDMLEKTYSTFHASNVLLQQQYREKGFTKYSDLISCLLVAEQNNKLLMKNHESRPTGSRPFPEANAAIYNYGREGGGNRGRGRGFAHGQGTRGRGSQIQNYPIFKYDKSNSNPKLEKNINKGKRVVESECYRYGMKGHWSRTCRTPKHLADLYQASLKDKGNNVETNLVFEDKDHADNLLTMTYLDTANFYETPDGTTTLDDK; this comes from the coding sequence ATGATCTTTCTTCGCCGCCATCTCCATGAGGCACTTAAAAGTGAATATCTTACGGTGAAAAATCCACTTGAATTGTGGAAAAATTTAAAGGATAGGTATGATCATCAAAATACTGTGATTCTTCCAAAAGCTCGTTATGATTGGATGCATTTGAGGCTGCTAGATTTCAAAACCATCAGTGAATATAACTCCGCACTTTTTAAAATAAGTTCTCAATTAAAACTGTGCAGAGAGAATATTACTGATGTGGATATGTTGGAAAAAACTTACTCAACCTTTCATGCCTCAAATGTACTCCTTCAGCAACAATATCGTGAAAAAGGTTTTACAAAATATTCAGATTTGATTTCTTGTCTTCTTGTTGCTGAACAAAATAATAAGCTTTTGATGAAGAATCATGAGTCTCGCCCCACAGGATCTCGCCCATTCCCTGAAGCGAATGCGGCAATATACAATTATGGGCGTGAAGGAGGGGGTAATCGTGGGCGTGGACGTGGTTTTGCTCATGGACAAGGAACCCGTGGTCGTGGATCTCAAATCCAAAATTACCCTATTTTCAAGTATGATAAATCTAATTCTAACCCGAAGTTGGAGAAAAATATTAATAAAGGAAAAAGGGTTGTTGAAAGTGAATGTTATAGATATGGAATGAAAGGCCATTGGTCACGTACCTGCCGTACGCCAAAACACCTAGCTGACCTTTATCAAGCGTCCCTGAAGGACAAAGGCAATAATGTTGAAACAAATTTAGTTTTCGAAGATAAAGACCATGCAGATAATCTCTTAACAATGACTTATTTGGATACCGCTAATTTTTATGAGACTCCTGACGGCACCACTACCCTAGATGATAAATAG
- the LOC141714470 gene encoding uncharacterized protein LOC141714470, protein MRADETGIVQKDRRERRAYDEEDESDSDSHPRRKRTNQPYSSDSDEEPDGSRLRLNRLEKALFSDRRPDREPVVTQEIELYRPPPGEERQFPKMSEFYGKGDPEDHCEKYELLMVGMGHNDIMLCKMFKTYLKGSASRWYKSLKPRSIGSYEQLKRKFLKYYSHLCRKAKDTEALVHYRQRANEELGDYLARFKEEAGMVTNLDKIKAMGFLTAGLDPYKSKKLRSSLYDFPPKSLNDIYVRGENIRRKMESIGGYKDSRRDDRSKQADRYEGSRSGSDRRDSRKDGRKETDRGAKRRRDRDSAVFTPLNAPISKILHEIKGKPGFVCPAKMKVPNHKKNPDKYCDYHMDKGHNTDECYRLKKLIERMIKDSELNQFVRDLRDRLGLKENQEEEVEADEPERRDMIRGEVKTISGGSILDKDSKTAKKKYARQVYNLYQFGQAKPYMPMTFNTKDYEDVILPYEDPLIINPIIGQNKIWKVMVDTGSSANILFHITYCKMNLAGEQLEPCNEAPLYAIGGHPIQFEGTITLPVLLGKLPYTIKKLVKFYVVRIESPYNAIFGRPFLSTFEVVESIPHLKLKFPTEKGVGEMRGDQKTARIIMLEDLEKDQEYEGPDGTGKRKRAESEPRGSREILNIELEKFGADLSSPIAEPAAETEEVELYAGHSGKMVQIGKNMGADLKAKPEAKPVKQKKRTFVVERHKLIEAEVEKLLEAKFIEEIEYPDWLANVVVVKKSNGKWRMCVDYTNLNKACPKDHYPLPNIDQLIDATTEYEVLSFLDAFSGYHQISMNDRDVPKTAFITPKGTYAYIKMPFGLKNAGATF, encoded by the exons ATGCGGGCCGACGAGACCGGCATAGTACAAAAAGATAGAAGGGAACGTAGGGCATATGACGAAGAAGATGAGTCTGACTCTGATTCACATCCCCGAAGGAAGAGGACTAACCAACCTTACTCTTCTGATTCAGATGAGGAGCCCGATGGATCCCGCCTCAGGCTCAATCGCTTAGAGAAGGCCCTGTTTAGTGATAGGAGGCCCGATCGAGAACCTGTTGTAACACAAGAGATTGAGCTATACCGACCCCCTCCGGGCGAAGAGAGACAATTCCCCAAGATGAGCGAGTTCTACGGGAAGGGAGACCCCGAGGACCACTGTGAAAAGTATGAACTCCTGATGGTTGGGATGGGCCACAATGATATCATGCTGTGCAAAATGTTCAAGACTTATCTCAAAGGGTCTGCTTCGAGGTGGTACAAATCCCTGAAACCTCGGTCCATCGGGTCTTACGAGCAGTTGAAGAGGAAGTTCTTAAAGTACTACTCGCACCTATGCCGAAAGGCGAAGGATACTGAAGCCCTGGTCCACTATCGACAGAGGGCGAATGAAGAGCTGGGGGATTATCTCGCTCGGTTCAAGGAAGAAGCGGGGATGGTCACTAACCTGGACAAAATCAAAGCAATGGGCTTCCTAACGGCGGGGCTAGACCCCTATAAAAGTAAAAAGCTTCGCTCATCTCTTTACGATTTTCCCCCAAAATCCCTGAATGATATATATGTAAGAGGCGAGAATATTCGCCGAAAGATGGAAAGTATTGGAGGATATAAAGACTCAAGAAGGGACGACCGATCAAAGCAAGCCGACAGATATGAGGGCTCAAGATCAGGATCTGACCGGAGGGATAGCAGGAAAGATGGAAGGAAAGAAACAGATCGTGGGGCCAAACGGCGTCGAGATAGAGATTCGGCCGTGTTCACTCCTTTGAATGCGCCGatctccaagattctccatgaGATAAAGGGCAAGCCAGGGTTTGTTTGCCCCGCCAAGATGAAGGTCCCGAACCACAAGAAAAACCCCGATAAGTACTGCGACTATCACATGGACAAAGGGCATAACACCGATGAATGCTATCGCCTCAAAAAGCTCATTGAGCGCATGATCAAAGACAGTGAGCTTAATCAGTTCGTCCGAGATCTGAGAGATAGGTTGGGGCTGAAGGAGAACCAAGAGGAGGAAGTAGAGGCCGATGAGCCAGAGCGAAGGGACATGATAAGGGGCGAAGTAAAAACTATATCTGGGGGAAGCATCCTGGATAAGGATAGCAAGAcagcaaagaagaagtatgcccGACAGGTGTACAATCTGTATCAATTCGGACAGGCAAAGCCCTATATGCCCATGACCTTCAACACTAAAGATTACGAGGATGTCATTCTCCCGTACGAGGACCCTCTAATCATCAATCCCATCATCGGGCAGAACAAGATATGGAAAGTGATGGTGGATACAGGCAGCTCGGCCAATATACTGTTCCACATAACCTACTGTAAGATGAACTTGGCGGGAGAGCAACTAGAGCCCTGTAACGAGGCTCCCCTTTATGCCATCGGAGGACATCCTATTCAGTTCGAAGGAACGATTACTCTTCCGGTCCTCCTGGGCAAGTTGCCGTATACCATCAAAAAGTTGGTGAAGTTCTATGTGGTTCGGATTGAAAGCCCGTACAATGCAATATTTGGCAGGCCCTTCTTATCAACCTTTGAAGTAGTGGAGTCTATACCCCACCTCAAACTCAAGTTCCCCACTGAAAAAGGGGTAGGAGAAATGAGGGGCGATCAGAAAACCGCCCGAATCATAATGCTCGAAGACCTTGAGAAGGATCAGGAATATGAAGGACCAGATGGAACCGGGAAGAGGAAGCGGGCAGAATCCGAACCCAGAGGAAGCCGTGAAATATTGAACATCGAGCTGGAAAAATTTGGGGCCGATCTCTCGAGCCCAATTGCCGAACCCGCAGCAGAGACCGAAGAAGTGGAATTGTACGCGGGCCATTCGGGAAAGATGGTTCAGATTGGAAAAAACATGGGGGCGGATCTGAAGGCAAAG CCCGAGGCCAAGCCGGTAAAGCAGAAGAAGAGGACATTTGTAGTCGAACGACATAAGTTAATAGAAGCCGAAGTGGAAAAATTGTTAGAAGCCAAATTTATCGAAGAAATCGAGTATCCCGACTGGctagccaatgtggtggttgtgAAGAAGTCGAATGGGAAATGGAGGATGTGCGTGGATTACACGAATCTCAATAAGGCATGTCCGAAGGATCACTATCCCTTGCCTAACATCGACCAACTGATAGACGCAACGACAGAATATGAGGTACTTAGTTTTTTGGATGCTTTTTCTGGTTATCATCAAATTTCTATGAATGATAGGGATGTGCCCAAGACAGCGTTCATAACTCCGAAGGGGACTTATGCTTATATTAAAATGCCCTTCGGACTGAAGAACGCTGGAGCCACATTCTAG